A stretch of the Kroppenstedtia eburnea genome encodes the following:
- a CDS encoding phosphatidylglycerophosphatase A family protein, which yields MFYRHVVELLNRRGVTLEEIAEIAFDLQRPYNDELSREQCLESVEQVLRKREVQNALITGVALDELAERKKLPQPLQKMLEVDEPLYGIDEILALSITNVYGTIGLTSFGYLDKTKQGILGKLNNHNGGIHVFLDDLVAGIAAAASARIAHEHPDMERYRADFDLHEKGPVE from the coding sequence TTGTTTTACCGCCATGTGGTGGAGCTTTTGAACCGGCGGGGGGTCACCCTGGAGGAGATCGCGGAGATCGCCTTTGACCTGCAGCGACCCTATAACGACGAATTGAGCCGGGAGCAGTGTCTGGAGAGTGTGGAACAGGTGCTTCGCAAGCGGGAGGTGCAAAACGCCCTCATCACCGGGGTGGCTCTGGATGAATTGGCAGAGCGAAAAAAACTTCCCCAGCCCTTGCAGAAGATGTTGGAAGTGGACGAACCTCTGTACGGCATCGACGAAATCCTGGCTCTCTCCATCACCAATGTCTACGGAACGATCGGATTGACCAGTTTCGGCTATTTGGATAAAACCAAGCAGGGTATCCTGGGGAAGCTGAACAATCACAACGGAGGCATCCACGTCTTTCTTGATGACCTGGTGGCCGGCATCGCCGCCGCCGCATCCGCCCGCATCGCCCATGAACACCCGGATATGGAACGCTATCGGGCGGACTTTGACCTCCACGAAAAAGGACCGGTGGAATAA
- a CDS encoding ABC transporter permease has protein sequence MLRLYSLEFVKVQWSVVFLLIVLDALINSGLGAIYMESFQEIFPPSWSELYRQSQTFHSLFFFPLYTGIFASLICYYEHKNKAWKQLLSLPVSKNSLYLAKFLMLITLMALVQIAFFVTFLITGWILQPPGEIPWSQLLMYGVLGWLSIFPLAALQLWISQKVTGFGKSLALNVSLVLPNLLVSGMVSYLAAWFPFAPPFFAMDPQDSPIPTRFHPLSFWMIVTFTFLLYLILGWQSFVKREWK, from the coding sequence TTGTTGCGGCTGTATTCATTGGAATTTGTAAAAGTGCAGTGGTCCGTTGTTTTTCTCCTGATTGTACTGGATGCCCTGATTAACTCCGGACTGGGTGCAATATATATGGAGAGCTTCCAAGAGATCTTCCCTCCCAGTTGGTCTGAACTCTATCGCCAGTCACAAACCTTCCATTCTCTTTTTTTCTTTCCTTTATACACAGGGATCTTTGCTTCCCTGATCTGCTATTATGAGCACAAAAACAAGGCCTGGAAACAGTTGCTCAGCCTCCCGGTTTCCAAAAACAGCCTGTACCTGGCCAAATTTTTGATGCTGATCACGCTGATGGCTTTGGTCCAGATCGCCTTTTTCGTCACCTTTCTGATCACGGGTTGGATTCTTCAACCGCCGGGAGAGATCCCATGGAGCCAGCTCCTGATGTACGGAGTCCTGGGTTGGCTCTCTATCTTCCCCCTGGCCGCTCTGCAGCTGTGGATTTCCCAAAAGGTGACCGGGTTTGGAAAATCCCTGGCCTTGAATGTTTCACTGGTTCTACCTAATCTCTTGGTAAGTGGAATGGTCTCCTATTTGGCGGCTTGGTTTCCATTCGCTCCACCCTTTTTTGCGATGGATCCCCAAGACAGCCCCATACCCACCCGCTTTCATCCACTCTCCTTCTGGATGATCGTGACCTTCACGTTCCTTCTGTATTTGATTCTGGGGTGGCAGTCCTTTGTTAAGCGGGAGTGGAAGTAG